In Monodelphis domestica isolate mMonDom1 chromosome 4, mMonDom1.pri, whole genome shotgun sequence, one DNA window encodes the following:
- the TOMM70 gene encoding mitochondrial import receptor subunit TOM70 — MAASKPLETAVAAVPSAGVGVGNGAVDPGAGGLPRWQLALAVGAPLILGAGAVYLWSRQRRRRDTGSGGRGDAGGGGVKRNSERKTPEGRASPAPAGAGSGHQDGTGAHEEMSPLDRAQAAKNKGNKYFKAGKYEQAIQCYTEAISLCPTEKKADLSTFYQNRAAAFEQLQKWKEVAQDCTKAVELNPRYVKALFRRAKAHEKLDNKKECLEDVTAVCILEGFQNQQSMLLADKVLKLLGKEKAKEKYKNREPLMPSPQFIKSYFSSFTDDIISQPMLKGEKSDEDKDKEGEALEVKENSGYLKAKQYMEEENYDKIISECTKEIDAQGKYTAEALLLRATFYLLIGNANAAKPDLDQVISMEEANVKLRANALIKRGSMYMQQQQPLLSTQDFNMAADIDPQNADVYHHRGQLKILLDQVEEAVADFDECIRLRPDSALAQAQKCFALYRQAYTGNNSTQVQAAMKGFEDVIKKFSRCAEGYALYAQALTDQQQFGKADEMYDKCIDLEPDNATTYVHKGLLQLQWKQDLDKGLELISKAIEIDNKCDFAYETMGTIEVQRGNMDKAIDMFNKAINLAKSEMEMAHLYSLCDAAYAQTEVAKKYGLKPPTL; from the exons ATGGCCGCCTCTAAGCCCCTGGAGACGGCGGTGGCAGCGGTCCCCAGCGCCggggttggggtggggaatgGAGCAGTGGATCCCGGCGCGGGGGGCCTGCCTCGCTGGCAGCTGGCGCTGGCGGTCGGGGCGCCGCTCATCCTGGGCGCGGGCGCCGTGTACCTGTGGAGTCGGCAGCGACGACGGCGGGACACGGGCAGCGGCGGCCGTGGCGATGCCGGAGGCGGAGGCGTGAAACGGAACAGCGAGAGAAAGACCCCGGAGGGCAGGGCCAGTCCAGCCCCGGCCGGGGCTGGCAGCGGCCACCAGGACGGCACCGGCGCCCACGAGGAGATG AGCCCCCTCGATAGAGCCCAAGCAGCAAAGAACAAAGGCAACAAGTATTTTAAAGCAGGAAAATATGAACAAGCCATTCAGTGCTATACAGAGGCCATCAGTTTATGCCCCACAGAGAAAAAAGCTGACCTTTCTACATTTTATCAGAACAGAGCTGCTGCATttgaacagttg cAAAAGTGGAAAGAGGTGGCACAAGATTGTACAAAGGCTGTTGAGCTTAATCCCAGATATGTGAAAGCTCTTTTTAGACGTGCAAAAGCCCATGAGAAACTAGATAATAAGAAAGAGTGTTTAGAAG atGTCACAGCCGTTTGTATTTTAGAAGGCTTCCAGAACCAACAAAGCATGCTATTAGCTGATAAAGTTCTTAAACTTCTTGGGAAAGAAAAGGCCAAAGAAAAATACAAG AATCGTGAGCCTCTGATGCCATCTCCACAGTTTATCAAATCTTACTTTAGTTCCTTCACTGATGACATCATCTCTCAGCCTATGCTTAAAGGAGAGAAATCTGATGAAGATAAGGACAAGGAAGGGGAGGCAttagaagtaaaagaaaa TTCTGGATATTTAAAGGCCAAACAATATATGGAGGAAGAAAACTATGATAAAATTATAAGTGAGTGCACAAAAGAAATAGATGCTCAAGGTAAATATACAGCCGAAGCACTGTTGCTACGAGCCACCTTCTACTTGCTCATTGGCAATGCCAATGCGGCCAAGCCAGATTTAGATCAGGTCATCAGCATGGAAGAGGCTAACGTGAAG CTTCGTGCAAATGCCCTGATCAAAAGAGGCAGCATGTATATGCAACAACAGCAGCCTTTGCTCTCCACTCAGGATTTTAACATGGCTGCTGATATTGATCCCCAGAATGCAGATGTCTACCACCACCGAGGCCAA CTCAAGATCCTTCTTGATCAGGTTGAAGAAGCAGTGGCAGATTTTGATGAATGTATTAGATTACGACCTGACTCTGCCCTGGCTCAAGCTCAAAAGTGTTTTGCACTG TATCGTCAAGCTTACACAGGAAATAATTCTACACAAGTCCAGGCAGCTATGAAAGGCTTTGAGGATGTCATAAAGAAATTTTCAAGATGTGCTGAAGGCTATGCATTGTATGCCCAG GCACTAACAGATCAACAACAATTTGGTAAAGCAGATGAAATGTATGATAAATGTATTGACTTGGAACCAGACAATGCTACAACGTATGTTCATAAGGG CTTACTTCAGCTTCAGTGGAAGCAAGATCTAGACAAAGGCTTGGAGCTTATTAGCAAGGCCATTGAAATTGACAATAAATGTGATTTTGCATATGAAACTATGGGAACCATTGAAGTGCAGAG AGGAAACATGGATAAAGCCATCGATATGTTCAACAAGGCAATTAACCTAGCCAAATCTGAAATGGAGATGGCACACCTCTATTCACTTTGCGATGCTGCCTATGCTCAGACAGAAGTTGCAAAGAAATATGGATTAAAACCGCCGACCTTGTAA